The region GGGCGATTAGATGATGTCTATTCAAAGTTGCTGATCCAGAGAGAAAATAAGAGTAGATAAAAGGAGATTTCAAGTGACCTCCTCGTCCCTTTCACACCAACCTGAGCCCTAGAATAGCCAAGGATCAACCAACACAAAAGCCCTgtcctttctcttttcagtttcagaagatttcatgcaaattgTTAACAATAAAACAGAGAACTATCACCAAGTTTGTTAGATCACGCATTGGGAATACTTTATTAACTCCTCCCACAGATGGGCTAGGTTTATTACCCACCTCTGAAGTGggtaaataaaatatgcatagcAAAACGGGATAATTATTTACGGCTCCATGTGGTTTGTATCAGTGGTGTACTATGCTCGTTGCTTTTTCATTTGAACTTTACCTAATGCCCCTCTCCCCGACTAATGGAGGACACTTTAATAAACATATCTTTCCACTGACAGTTTAGAAATGTTAGGTTTTTATTTACATCAAACTTCTGATGGGTAAAACAGGATTGCAGCATGACCATAGTTAGCGACAGATCTGCTGGCTCTGTGAACCAATACTTCCCCACTACTTTGGTTTACTTTATAGGCAGTGAAGAAAGTGGCATTGAAGACTTAAACATACTCCAGCAGCTTTTAATCAGTGAATGTCCAACTCAGATCTACTTCTGATGGGCTAATCTTGGAACAAAAGAAATAGGTGCTCTGACAGGTAACTATTAAGGGAAAGTATTACAGAGTGTAGTTAATTGTATTGCCAAGGTATTCTAACAAGTTTCAAACTTATTTCAAACTTGAATTTTCTTCTAAAGCCAAGTCATTTTTTGGAAGGAGAGCCACACAGTTATTCTTCACTCAAGCCggacatttaaaataaagaaatacatttcctAACACAAAGTTTCCAGTTCTTAATTTTTGCATAAATGCATTCACATAGCTAAGGCTTGATTTttacaaaaagtaaatatttgtcCCTGGTTTCACTGGCACGGATGTGCTAGGAACTGTTGTCACTTTTCCTCCTACAAAAGGCTTGATTTGCATCCAAAGGTCAGCACTTGCTCTCCTGCCATTTTCCTGAGGCTACTCCTGGGCCCTCTAACTGGGGGCCCAAGCGAAAAAACGAAAAAACGGGCCCAAGTGCTTCCCTTATCTCTCTTTTCCAAAACACATGCTTTAACTGAGCAGTTTGTGATAGAAAACTAAACTGTTTTTTAAGGTGAAGCACTTTTGTCTGGGCAGTTCGACCAAAAGGTGATGAAGAAGCAGTACCCAGCCATACCAGTGTGCTAGTGAGTGCAGAAGCCTGCTGGATCCTTGGTTCAGCTACATAGGCAGGCTGAGAGCAGACAGTCCATCAGAAGTCTGACTCCCAACTTGGCCTTTCCACCCTTATTTTCACATTGACAAAGGCAGACCTTTTTACAGCTGGGCAGCCACAGTACAGACTGAGTTCAGTCTTGCAAGAAAGAGTGGTTTCAGACATAGGcaaggcttttgtttgtttgtttgggattttgtttttaaaacaatcacAAAACATTAGGCAGGCATTACTATGCCTCTCTTCACCCTTTTCTTCAAAAGATCTATGCAAGATCATTTTAAATACATCTTCAACTTCATTTTTCACAGCCTTAATCTCATACCAAGGGAGACTAATTGATTCGGCACCTTTAAAATCAGCTCTTTGGGAAAGGTCTGCAGTAAGATCAGAAGAACTGACCTTTCTCCCAATGATTGCAGGCATGTTCATTTCTCCAGATGGGCCTGATAAAACGGGGTTATTGCTGTTCTATGGTTTCTCAAAACAGAAGAGTACCATTTGTAACGATTTAGGGGATAGGGAACAGATACAGGAGAGAATTTTCTACACGTATCTGGTCATTTGTAGGGGCTCTTGAACTGGATTGAGAAAACGTTTTTACAAGgccactgtttttctttttttccagtgtgatttaccagaaaaccaaaacaaacgaTCCGTTGAGTTTGGGGAAAGCAAAATACCAATATCAAAGAGGTCAAGGGATTAGTGAAGAATGATTCCAGCCTTAGTGAAAAGAAAGATAGTGGGGAGGGGGGTTGTTCATCAACTAGAAAGCCTGCATGGATCTGGACTCTGGGGCCTGGAATGCAAGTCATGCTGTCTGTGAAGCCactgcttctttccttctcccaccaGGTCACAACTGTTATTGGCTGTCATGCTAAAAGAGAGCAAGTGCTGTGTGGAAGGtgtttaaaaagtgaataagaaaaaaaaaagtgaataaggCTGAGCTCTGATGCTAGCAATCCACAAGAGGTATAATAAGCCTGATTTCTCTCCCCAAATGGAGGGGTACCTTCTCGTGTCCCTTGGGGAGACACACTGGAGACTCTGTGCATTGAACTAAATATGAGGaccaggaggacagaggaggccttTAGAAGGGAGGCCTGGGAGTCCAGGCTCTGGACTTCTGTCTACAGGGGCCTCATCAGGACAGAGACCTTGGAGAGGGCTGACTATATATGGCCACGACGCTGGCAGTCTCAAGGAGGGTGCTGAGACAAGGGCCACAGTGGGTCTGGATCCAGGAGCCAAGTCCACACGCTGAGACTCAAATTAGAGCCCCCCCCACCAAAACAAGGGCTTGGtggagaaggcagggagagagatgTGGGAAAGAGGCTGAGTGGAAGAAAGACACAAATTCCAAATGCTTTTCTGCCCTTGCAGCTGAGCATGCCTGAAAATCCCGTGGGTGGATTTTTCACACTTTTGAGGACCTACCTGCTCCCGCAAAATATGATCACTTTTCTCTTAAGTGCCCTCCCCAATAACAACAGATACCATTATCTCCTGGTTGAGTGTGGGGCGCATCCAGCCTCAGGACCAGAGTGCCAGATTAAACTAGGGACAAACTACAGCCTCGCAGAGACAAAGCCCAAGCTCCCCCAGAACCTGAGTTGGAGGTGGGGTGTTGAGCCCGAGTGGAGGCGCTCTGCGGGAGCGCAAAGGAGATCGGAGAACGACAGGTCCAGAAGAGAAGCTGAGCCTAGAGTGCCACTTGGGCTGGAGTCCAAGAAGGGGGAAAGTCTTGGACTTCTAAAGTCCAAGAAGGAAAGCGCCTCTTCTCGAAaagcttctgtttcttcttgccctctctcacGACAGCAAGTTGGCGCATATGCCCTGCAAGAGCGGGATCTGTCCCCCTGCTTTGAAAACCCCAGGGTTTCCATGGCTCAGAGCACCATCTCCAACAGCCGCCCGCCCCCTTTCCGTAACTGAGGCCGGGGGTCGGGGCGGGGGTcgcacccctccctcccttccagaGAAGCAGAAGGCTTCGCCTGAAGCCACTCGAGGTCTCCCACTTCTTTcccagcgcccccccccccaccgcccccgggGCACGCCGGATCCCCCTGGGCCTCTTCCAAGTTTGGAAGCTCAGGGTAGGGGGGCCGGCAGGAAGAAGCCCCTTAGAAAGGGTGAGTGGGCCCCCACGGCTCTCGGGGAGCCGCCGTTCGTCCTCCGGCCCCGCCTTAGCCCCTAGCCCGACCGGCCAAGCCAAGGCCAAGGCAGCTCCACGGGCTCCTTCCCGCGCCCACCCAGCCCTCGGGCGCGGCCTCCGGCGTCGGCTCCCCCCGCCCCTAGCGCCCGCCCCGCGCGCCCTCTGACGCAAACGCGCGCCCCTGCCCTGCTGAGGAGAGCTCGCTCATCAGTTTTAATTGCGGCTCTTCCTTTCATGCACTCAGGCTCAGTCCTCACCCCTGGGGGAGgtgaccccgccccgcccccggccccggccccggccccggccccggccccggcccctgGTTGCTGGGCTGACTGCAGATCTCGGGCTCTCTCGCCGCAGCAGCCGCGGGTTCTCCGCTAGGGAGAGCGGCTTGGGGGTCCCTTTTAATCCGCTGACGCTCTCACCCACATCAAACAGGCAGCCATCGATCGCGTTACATTAGGGGGATCCCGTTGCAAACGGCGTCTGCAGGTGGGCGGCGGGAGTCGAGCCCACCCGGGCCTGGCTGCAGCCGGGCAAGGCGCGGGCTACGCGCCGACTCCACCGCGGCTCCGGCTTGGCACCCGCCAAggggcttgggggggggggggtgaggggcGGCGGCGCGGATTGCCCAACCTGTGGACCCTCCGCCCGCCCCCCTGGCTGGAGGCTCCGCAGCCTCTTCCCGCcggtgggggaggagggtggcGAATGGGGATGGGGGGGCAATCAGTTTTGAATCTGAACCGATGCTCGGTGGGGCGCAATCCTCAGTTCCAGGGCGGCGCCGCGGGCCGCGATCCCTGTTCTCCACGCCGCCGCGGGACAGAGGCCGGGGGGAGGGCGACTCCGGAGCAGGCCCCCCCGCGGAAAGTTCTCGACCCTCCCCGGCTGGCTAGACCGAGGgcaccttcccccccacccccggcctgcGGAACCCCTGAGAGCAATCGCTGCCTCCCGGCCTGTCCGCGTTGCAACAACCACCCCGAGTTCAAAAGAAACGATAATCATCGCGTTACTTGCCTGGTGGGGCAGAGATGGGCCGCCTCTGGCTTCTGGCGCCCAAGACTTCCGGTCCAGGGTCCGAGGGCGGCCGGGGCCGAGAGCCGGGCGTCCAGGCGGGGGAGCCTCCGGTTCCCTGGCGCTCGCTTCGCGCTGCCTCTTGAACTCGCTCCGTTTCTCTCCaagttctcttttccttctcccggtctccctctctctctgcctgcttCTCTGCCCTCGACTGCCTGCCTTTGTACTCTATGAGTAGGAACATTTAGAATTCATATGAGAAAACTCAttcttttgcttccttctttccttccttcctttttttttgggggggggggggttcttttAATCGTGTTCTCGTTTCACCTTTTAACTGACCAGGAGACTTGGGCGCGATTATTTGGGAAGACCAGAAAGGGCAAGGAGCCCTCGCCGATCCCCCGTCGCCTCCCCTGCAGCGTACAATGGGGGCGGCTGCTTGCAGAGTGCACGGACTGTGTCCCTTCACTATTCGAACTGGAGGGGCTGCGGGGCGgcagggcgggggggtgggggggggggcaagacACGGAAAAacctttattctgctctttctCATCGTCGCTCGTCACTAAGCGGTCGCCGGGTTCCTGACTCTTAGTAGGACTGGAGAGAGACCGGGAAGCGCAAAACGCACCCCGAAAGCGCAGCGCTTCCCCCAAGCCCCCTCCCTGATGACATTTAAAGGGAGAACGAGTATTAAAACACACAAACCCTACCTCCGGCAATAAGAGCGTGGCCTTTTTTTTACTCCCACCTTCACCTGAGGGCGTGTGGAGGCTCGGGGGTGCTGGAGCTGAGACAAACTTTGACGCTCTCCGGAGTCGAGGGGCGGCGGGCAGGCGCGCAGCTCCGCACCccccggcggcggcgggcggcggcttTGTCAGTCGGCGCCGCTGCGCGCCCGCCTGAGCCTGCCTCGGGGAGCGATCGCAGAacgaggggggtggggggggatgcGAGTGTGCGATTGGAGAATATGTAACTAATAGAAGTATCATTTTCCCTCAGTACGATCTTtcaaggaagaaggaggaggaaaaaaaaatccattgaaaGAATTTTCAAAGTGCTGTGTCTTGGTTTGCAGAAAAGGCACAGGGCTGCGTGCCGGGAGGAGGagtaggggaggaggaggggacccgACCGCGCGTCTCCGGGACGCGGCTCCCGTCCGCTAGGTGGCAGCCGGAGCCAGCGATTCCTGCAGGCCTCGCGGCGGGACCCGCTCCTCCCGCCCGGGCCTCCTCCGGCGACCAATCGCCTTTGGGAACCGGGGGTCTctcccctctctttccctctctctgtctgcctccctctgccccctccctcttcccctacctctctctctccccgtcctttcttccctctccccccCCCTCTCCTACCTTCCCCCTTTCCCATCCCCATCTGCATCCCTTCTCTCTCACCCCTTTCCCCCCTTTTCCTGGGACTCGGACTCGGCCCGCACTGaccgccccccctccccgcaGCAATATGAGAACTTACTACTCTTTTATTAACAATTATTGGAGCGTTCTTTGGAGGTTAGAACAGCCTGAGGATAtcaaaaaggggaagaaaaaaagaagaaggaaaaatcgggggtggggggagtttaTTTTAAACATCACCTTTGGGATGAAGAGGAACCATTGATTCGGACTGACTTGGGGGGCAATTTCTGCGAATTCCAGGAGTGCGTTTTGTCATAATTGAAGCTTTCATTTCAAAACCAAAATATACGTTGGAccaagggggagaaaaaaaaaaaactagcgaGTCCCTACTTTGTTTCTTAAAGGAATATAAAATGAGCAGAATCTACTCTAGGGCTGTGCTTGtatgtgaaaaaacaaaacaatacaaagCCAGAATATTTCAGGACTCGTTAGAACGGTAAGAGTTTTAATtcccatttaaaattttcctaacATTTCCAGTGATCGTCTTCATCTCAtaaaagctaaatttaaaaacttttcagaagaaaacaaaataatgtctGATTCTCTTTTTTTACCCATTGCAAGGCATTCTTCCCCTCGCCATCCCTTCCCCCTCTGGtgttggtgtatgtgtgtgtgtgcgtgtgtgtgtgtgtgtgaccacaGACGACCCATACTAATCAGGTCTCAGAGTAAATAGCAGCGCAGGGCGATCTCAATGTAAATTGCGCTTGTCAGAAGCACacaccacccgcccccccccccccgccccattctttcctcctcccctcgCCGTCCCCGTCAGTAGGTAGCtgagagggaggggaaagaaaaaaaaagaaagaaagaaaaagaggaggggggaggggctcTCCAACCAATGGCGTGCGGGAGGCTTGGCTAACCTTAGCCTCCCATTTTCTCTCCCCCCGATTCAGGGCTCTGACCAGTCAGTCGCCTTTGATTATCAGTTGCCAGCAGCCCTTCTCTTGGCTCCTTGACACGAGCTCCATATAAGGCAGCGATCTCCATAGAAACGTGTCAGTTTCAATAGTAGTGTCAAAGTTCACTATATACAGACATTCGCACAGATCCCCCTTTCGGAAACACAGCTCTGCGAGTCCTCCCGTTTAAACGCATTCAATTTTggggtctctctctcttctctctctctctctctctcctctctctctcctccgcctctctctctctcaatctctctctctcttctctcccctttctcttcttacATATTCTATTAGTTGTTTCCCCCGTATTCttcattctctcctttttctccctcctccttgTCTCTTTTACTCCATTCCTGCAGAAGAGTGAGggctaaactttaaaaaaaaaaaaaaaaaggagagagagaggaggaggaggaagcacccCCTTCGTATTCTTCTTAtcgttattttatacatatatgatttttttttggagggagggTGTTGGTTCCCGGCTGAAGAGCacttatttaaaatactaaaaaaagaacatttttgggCGATCTCCAGGGTTTTTTTAACTAGCTCTGTGTGTTATAGCAGAAGAAGCAGAAGAAGGagcaagaaagaggaaaagaagaggatTATTTATTCGACCTACTTTGGATGTCTctctcgctttttttttttttttttttttttgcgcaattctttttcttctgattttgattttttctgTTCCGCTGTGAATTCGTCGCCGGCGTGAATTATCTCGTGTTTTTCTCCCCCTCCGTCACCTCCCGAAAGAAGAAGGCAGCGAGAGCCCGGCGCCACCGGTACAACAAAAAGAGCAAAGTGTGTGATCCTCCTCGTTGGCTGCCTCCCGCTCTCCAGCGCTGCCTTCCTGAATGGCTGGCTGCGTCCGGCCCTGGACCTGGCCGCCCGACACCAGCGCGCCCTGATCGCCGCCGGCCGCCTCGCCTCGCGCCCGGCTCGGGCTCACCGCGCTCCCCTCAATCCCGAGCCCAGCGAGGGCTCCCGCCGggacagcggcggcggcggcggcggcggcggcggcggcccgggcAGCCCCGATCCCCGGCTAGCGCTCCGACTGCGGCCCCGGCTCCAGCTCGGACTGCGGCCCGGGCCCCGGCTCCTCCAGCGGCGCTCGCCGCTGCAGCTGAGACAGCGGCTCCAGAGGCGCCTGCGGCCGCGACCTCCtccctcgccgccgccgccgccgccgccctcgcCGGCTTCCTCTATGTCTGCTCTGCGGGCGCGCAGCGCGTAGCCCGAGCGGCCGGCCGGCCGGCGGGCGGGCAGGCGCCCGGCGCGGGTGAGCgagtgtgtgtgcgagtgtgtgtgcgtgtgtgtgtgtgcgcggggGTGCGGGCAAGGCGGAGGGTGAGTGTGTGCGCGCGCCGTGGCCCATGCCCGCCGCCCCCGGCGCTGCGCCCCGCGCCGCTCCCGGCTGCCGCCTGTGCCATTTCTGATTTTGCAACttgggggaagaagaaaaaagcgaGAGAAGGGAGCTTGCTcgctgggggggggtggggaggggggggaagGAGAGCGGGCCCCCCCAAGATCGGAGCGCGGGGGGGAGCGGGCGAGGGGAGCAGGGGTGTTGGggggggagcctgagagcctgggggggctgcaaaaagagagaaagaaaacagcaggAACCACAACAAAACGCCAGCAGGGCGGGCGGGcgcgcagcagcagcagcggggcGGCCGAGGCAgtagcagcggcggcggcggcggcggcggcggcggcggaggcagCAGCCGGTGCCCGGCTCGGGCTCGGCTCCCGCGACCCCGGGGCGCCGGGcgggccccccgcccccgccccctcccccttccccttccccttcccctcccagcgCGCCCGCGCGCCCCGCGGCCCTCGGCGAGCAGCTCGGCTCCCCCCCAGCGCTCCCCGGGCCCAAAGATATGGCAATGGTAGTTAGCAGCTGGCGAGATCCGCAGGACGACGTGGCCGGGGGCAACCCCGGCGGCCCCAACCCCGCAGCGCAGGCggcccgcggcggcggcggcggcgccggcgagcagcagcagcagcaggcgggCTCGGGCGCGCCGCACACGCCGCAGACCCCGGGCCAGCCCGGAGCGCCTGCCACCCCCGGCACGGCAGGGGACAAGGGCCAGGGCCCGCCCGGCTCGGGCCAGAGCCAGCAGCACATCGAGTGCGTGGTGTGCGGGGACAAGTCGAGCGGCAAACACTACGGCCAATTCACCTGCGAGGGCTGCAAAAGTTTCTTCAAGAGGAGCGTCCGCAGGAACTTAACTTACACATGCCGTGCCAACAGGAACTGTCCCATCGACCAGCACCACCGCAACCAGTGCCAGTACTGCCGCCTCAAGAAGTGCCTCAAAGTGGGCATGAGGCGGGAAGGTGAATATTTCTTCCGTGCGTTTTCTCCCGGAGCTTCGCCCGCCTCCCcggccctctctctctctctctctctctctctccctccctctctcgcGGGGGTGGCTGCTGTCTGGGGCTGGGGCTCCTGCGGTCCCGGCCCGTCCCAGCTCCCCCCCGGTCCCCGCTGCCTTCCTCCCCCGgcgtctcccccaccccaccccctaccccctacCCCAGCTCGCTGCCGCTGTCTCCCCCTCCCGGCCTGCGCTCGTCTCCCCGGCTTCTCCACCCCGCCCGCTGCCTGCTCGGGATGGTGCCCCTAGGATCGTGAGCTGTACTGGAAAATCCCCTCCCTCTGTCTTGGATGTGCTCGGTGTGTGTCTCCTTCCCGCGTGTGCGTGAGGATGCTCGGAGCTGTGCTGGCATGAACTTGGGGGAGGGCTGCTTACTGCCCCCAGAAAAGTCTGTTTCTGtggtttgtgtgtttttgttctttttcattcccCTTTCCTCTCCACGTCTTCATTGCCCTTTATTTAAGATgggggagggctggaggagacTGGAGGATTCTGAACCATAGATCCCTGACTGCATCATCCTTTTGGAAGCTTAGCTTGGAAAAAGAGGAGTGAGATTTATTGCACTTGTAGGTCTAATTAGGagggaaggggggggggggcgcttcTGGCCTGTTCACTGGTTCCCTCTCCTCTCCACCGAGCTGGGGCCGCCTCCTCCAGAGCTGTGGCCTTGTTTTCACCCCTCTACTTTCAAAGGAAAGTTTGTGACTGAACCGTGCTCTCAtagttgtgtcattttttttttttaaagcatgatactcgttttatttcttcatcaaaCTCCACCCTCTGTTTAAATACTGCATACAAATTACAATTTACAACGGCATTTACCGATCCTTCTGATTTGGCTATAATGCATAGACTGCAGCTGGCATGAGCTTCAACATCATTTAATCCCTGTGTTGTATGGCTTTGGTTTCTTTTAACACAAGTTTTGATGTTGTATTTAGATATGCTTCATGTTCATGTGGCAAGAAATGCAGCACTTTTCTTATAAATATATCTAGCCATTTACAGTTAAAGTTTATCTCCTGACAATCATTAAAGATGTCTTATAGTCAAATtagcaaaccagtcaattttgCAGAATGCAGATTACTCCTTCTTGTAAttgactttaaaattatattttatatgccacaagaaaagaaattgaatttcTTCAGATCTCAAAGAGCAGGCAAATATGACGACTTCATTTCTAGCTCCAGGGAGATTTTATAGgcatctgaagaaaaaaaaaaaaaaaactttgaattgTACTCtcatttaattgaaaaataactgCCAAGTTCAAAACTATAATTAGAAAAAAGTATTCTAGCCAGTTATGTTTTAAGAGCTTAAATTGCATTGAGGCTTGCATTAAAATGAGAATCAGTGCAAACTTAAGAAAATAGTGTACAACCTGAAGTAATAAAGCTACGTGTACATGGACATATCTATATTAATTTTTTGTGGGGGGAGAGTTCAGTAGCCCTAACTTTTCCTAAAGTTGTCTTTGTTTACATGGCAATTTAAAACGCTGGCACTGTTGAAGtaaaacatacacataaaaaaaaaaaaaaaaaaaaaaaaaactttggtcaGCTTTAAGAACTCAAAGCATGCTTACGTTTTGCATTCAGATGGTTAATGAATCCAGTGTTTTTGCAGTTGCAAGCTCGTGCATTCACTGGGCAAAAGCTGGCTGCAGGTTGCTGTGGCACCTCACAGGACAGACATTAATTatattttccacttttttccaTAATGTTTGGCTACTGTAAGTTCAACTTCTTTCTTGattgtttttttccaattttctgttgcttttaacAGTGAGAACTTTGTGTGGGGCgatgggggaggaggggataGGGGAGGAGTGCAGGATACTTGTTTTCTATTCAAAAGTTGTAAGTGGTGAGTAGGGTATGTAACTTCTATTTTAAGGATAATCCCATAGCATTTTTAGAGAATATGGAAATATTTTGAACAAAACCTGCTTGCTTGTAAATGAAGAGGCAGCTAGGCATGTGCCTAGAACCACAACCTTTTCTCTGGTTTcgcctgtttttttgttttgttttgttttgttttaccctGACTGGGTTCCTTCTGGAGGGGTGAGTGGGATGTCATTAATCTACGTGTGACCTGGTGGTGGTCGAGGGGTTGGGGTGCACTTTCTCTgtcaggctgggctgggggcggggggagccctTAATTCAGGCCTAGTTCTGGCCGGGTCTGGGGTGGCCAGGAGCGCCCGAGATGGCC is a window of Muntiacus reevesi chromosome 1, mMunRee1.1, whole genome shotgun sequence DNA encoding:
- the LOC136144354 gene encoding uncharacterized protein isoform X2: MILLLVTYSPIAHSHPPPPPSFCDRSPRQAQAGAQRRRLTKPPPAAAGGCGAARLPAAPRLRRASKFVSAPAPPSLHTPSGEGGSKKKATLLLPESTKAGSRGQRSRQRERETGRRKRELGEKRSEFKRQREASAREPEAPPPGRPALGPGRPRTLDRKSWAPEARGGPSLPHQIQAIIHQGALARE
- the LOC136144354 gene encoding serine/arginine repetitive matrix protein 3-like isoform X1, with the protein product MILLLVTYSPIAHSHPPPPPSFCDRSPRQAQAGAQRRRLTKPPPAAAGGCGAARLPAAPRLRRASKFVSAPAPPSLHTPSEYKGRQSRAEKQAEREGDREKEKRTWRETERVQEAARSERQGTGGSPAWTPGSRPRPPSDPGPEVLGARSQRRPISAPPDTSYYSPGSFGKRIAGSGSLSSLWKISLKLVFIEGYKQIPRSETVRTDAH